A single genomic interval of Streptomyces graminofaciens harbors:
- a CDS encoding urease accessory protein UreD — protein sequence MTTTGTGTGVTATARISARENGRGGTVLPTLESAGPLALRRTRASGDEARVMLVGAMSGPLGGDRFAVEAQVGEGARLHLGSAAATIALPGQAKGSEARYDVRLDIAAGGELRWLPEQLISAKGSDLVVSTSVDLAPGARLVFREEQVLGRFGEEPGRLRSRLTVRLGGRPLLDQEVTCGPGAPGGWDGPAVLGGHRALGQLVVVRPEFVERTPEPQVLGECAALTPLAGPAVLVTALAPDALRLRRVLDEALAAVEDAA from the coding sequence ATGACGACGACCGGCACCGGAACCGGAGTCACGGCCACGGCACGGATCTCCGCACGCGAGAACGGGCGGGGCGGAACCGTCCTCCCGACCCTGGAGAGCGCGGGCCCGCTCGCGCTGCGCCGCACCCGGGCCAGCGGCGACGAGGCGCGCGTCATGCTCGTCGGCGCCATGAGCGGACCCCTCGGCGGGGACCGTTTCGCCGTGGAGGCGCAGGTGGGCGAGGGTGCCCGGCTGCACCTCGGCTCGGCCGCCGCGACCATCGCCCTGCCGGGGCAGGCCAAGGGGAGCGAGGCACGCTACGACGTCCGCCTCGACATCGCCGCCGGCGGTGAACTGCGCTGGCTGCCCGAGCAGTTGATCTCCGCCAAGGGCAGTGATCTCGTCGTGTCGACGTCCGTGGACCTGGCCCCCGGCGCCCGGCTGGTGTTCCGGGAGGAGCAGGTGCTCGGGCGGTTCGGCGAGGAGCCGGGGCGGCTGCGCAGCCGGCTCACCGTACGGCTGGGCGGACGTCCGCTGCTCGACCAGGAGGTGACCTGCGGGCCGGGGGCGCCGGGCGGCTGGGACGGCCCGGCGGTGCTGGGGGGACATCGCGCCCTGGGGCAACTCGTCGTCGTGCGGCCGGAGTTCGTGGAGCGGACCCCAGAGCCGCAGGTGCTGGGGGAGTGCGCCGCGCTCACCCCGCTCGCCGGGCCCGCCGTACTCGTCACCGCGCTCGCGCCCGACGCGCTGCGGCTGCGACGCGTGCTCGACGAGGCGCTCGCCGCGGTCGAGGACGCTGCCTGA
- a CDS encoding alpha/beta hydrolase: MRPTRRSAAFGSAGLLVTATLIAGAVTAPVASATETGGAKDREAKGVAVAAAKAAKKGISWADCPEGWGLEKPIQCGWVTVPLDYAKPNGKQIKLAVDRIGNTGTKEERQGALVYNPGGPGGSGLRFPRRVTTKNPLWANVSKAYDFVGFDPRGVGHSAPISCVDPTEFVKAPKKDPVPDTKHDKLVQRELAANYAAGCKKNSGAMLPHMTTPNTARDLDVIRAALGEKKLNFLGVSYGTYIGGVYGTLFPTHVRRMIVDSVVNPSREKIWYQANLDQDVAFEGRWKDWTSWVAQNDATYHLGDTRAKVQAKWLELRATAKKNPIGGLVGPAELISFFQSAPYYDSAWAPTAQVWSAYAAGDTQALVDAAAPDLTDTAGNAASENGNAVYTAVECADAKWPTSWKKWDRDNTRLHKNYPFMTWANAWMNLPCATWHSKQHTPLDVKTKKGLPPVLIVQSERDAATPYEGAVELHKRFKGSRLITEKNAGSHGVTSLVNSCINTRVDTYLLTGKVDKADVKCEPHATPKP, translated from the coding sequence ATGAGGCCGACGAGACGGTCAGCAGCGTTCGGCTCCGCCGGGCTGCTCGTCACGGCGACGCTGATAGCCGGTGCCGTGACCGCTCCGGTGGCGAGCGCCACGGAGACCGGCGGCGCCAAGGACCGCGAGGCCAAGGGCGTCGCCGTCGCGGCTGCCAAGGCGGCGAAGAAGGGCATCAGCTGGGCGGACTGCCCCGAGGGCTGGGGGCTGGAGAAGCCGATCCAGTGCGGCTGGGTCACCGTGCCACTCGACTACGCGAAGCCGAACGGCAAGCAGATCAAGCTCGCCGTCGACCGTATCGGCAACACCGGTACGAAGGAGGAGCGCCAGGGCGCCCTCGTCTACAACCCGGGCGGCCCCGGCGGCTCGGGCCTGCGTTTCCCGCGCCGGGTCACGACCAAGAACCCCCTGTGGGCCAACGTCTCCAAGGCGTACGACTTCGTGGGCTTCGACCCGCGCGGTGTCGGCCACTCGGCGCCCATCTCCTGCGTCGACCCGACGGAGTTCGTGAAGGCGCCCAAGAAGGACCCGGTCCCGGACACCAAGCACGACAAGCTCGTCCAGCGCGAGCTGGCCGCCAACTATGCGGCCGGCTGCAAGAAGAACAGCGGCGCGATGCTGCCGCACATGACGACGCCGAACACCGCGCGCGACCTGGACGTCATCCGGGCCGCCCTGGGGGAGAAGAAGCTCAACTTCCTCGGCGTCTCGTACGGCACCTACATCGGCGGCGTCTACGGCACGCTCTTCCCGACCCACGTCCGCCGCATGATCGTGGACAGCGTGGTCAACCCCTCGCGGGAGAAGATCTGGTACCAGGCCAACCTGGACCAGGACGTCGCCTTCGAGGGTCGCTGGAAGGACTGGACGTCGTGGGTCGCGCAGAACGACGCGACGTACCACCTCGGCGACACCCGGGCCAAGGTCCAGGCGAAGTGGCTGGAGCTGCGCGCCACCGCGAAGAAGAACCCGATCGGCGGGCTCGTCGGCCCGGCCGAGCTGATCTCCTTCTTCCAGAGCGCCCCGTACTACGACTCCGCGTGGGCGCCCACCGCCCAGGTGTGGAGCGCCTACGCCGCCGGTGACACCCAGGCGCTGGTCGACGCGGCCGCCCCGGACCTCACCGACACCGCGGGCAACGCGGCCTCGGAGAACGGCAACGCCGTCTACACCGCGGTCGAGTGCGCCGACGCCAAGTGGCCCACGAGCTGGAAGAAGTGGGACCGCGACAACACGCGGCTGCACAAGAACTACCCGTTCATGACCTGGGCCAACGCCTGGATGAACCTGCCCTGCGCCACCTGGCATTCCAAGCAGCACACCCCGCTGGACGTGAAGACCAAGAAGGGCCTGCCGCCCGTCCTGATCGTCCAGTCGGAGCGCGACGCGGCCACCCCGTACGAGGGCGCCGTCGAGCTGCACAAGCGCTTCAAGGGCTCCCGTCTCATCACTGAGAAGAACGCGGGCTCGCACGGCGTGACCAGCCTGGTCAACTCGTGCATCAACACGCGCGTGGACACCTACCTGCTCACCGGCAAGGTGGACAAGGCCGACGTGAAGTGCGAGCCGCACGCCACGCCGAAGCCGTAG